CTGATTTGGAAGAAGTTTTAAGTAATTTTATAGAAAAAAAATGAAATGTTTGAGAGATGCTCATTCAGAGCATCTCTCGTTGATACCTTTTGATTTCTAAATTACCTAAGGAATTCGCATGTTGGAGGTGCATTTCGTGGCAAATGTGTATGTTGGAGGGAAAAGAAAAAGAGGCCGGAGAATATGGCTTATTTTGATAATAATTATCGCTATAATTGTAGCTTTTTTGGGATTCATGTTTTATAGATACAACCAATTCGTCAACAATCCTGTAGTCTCATCGAGCAAGCTAACCTATACGGTATCTTATGACGATGGGCTATATTTTATAAGGGTTCTTAACGATAACAGGAAGATAATGATAGTCAAAGTAGAAGCTGGAACCACCTTTCCGGAGTCTTATATTACTTTATCATCTGAAAATTTAAATAAAGCTACAAATGATTTTTTGGACTTGTTTGATCTCAATTCGAATGTCAATTACTATTTCTACCTAAATGATGAAGTTGCAAATGAGTTTATAAGCAAATTAGGTGGCAGCGACTTAAAAGGTATCGATGGAGTTTTTGATGCTTTGAAGAATAGTGAGATAAGATTTTGGCAAGTTTTCGGTTTGGGGGGGTACGTAGATACGGTAAAAAATTACGATAGGTCCACAAATTTGGACGAAGCCGGGACTTATGCCCTCATTAATGGCTTTTCAAAGTATTCTATAACCAATTACGATAAATTAACCGTTCCACTCCTTTTAAATGAACCTCTTCAAATTAATATAGCAAATCAAACAATTGAAAGAAAATATGCCAATGTAGAGGCTTTTGAGAGGATCAAAGAGATCGTGGAGTGATTATTAGTTGAAAATAAATATTTTAAGAATTTTATCTTTCGTTTTTCTGATTTTTTTGACACTCAGTTTTATAATACCTTTAGTTAAGAATATTCAATTAGATCGATCTTCCATCGAACTTCCTTACTATTTTTTGGTTCTGGGAAGAGATGAAAATATTGAAAGTTCAACAAGAACCGATGTTATAATCTTAGGGGGGATCGATAAAGGGAAGATAGTTTTTCTACCCATACCAAGGGATCTTTTGGTCAGTATAGATCAAAGAGAAAGAAGAATCAACTCTGTTTTTGAAATTTACGGTATCGAAACACTCAAAAAAGAGGTCGAAAGATTAAGCGGTGTCCACATTTCGGATTACATAGTTTTTGATTATTCCATATTTAAAAGTATTGGTGATTTATTTGCCCCAATAGATATATACATAGAATCTGATATGAGTTACCAAGATTATCACCAAAATTTACATATAGATTTTAAAAGAGGATATAATCAATTAAATGGTGAAGAACTATTGTCTTATGTGAGATATCGAGATGCCTCAGGAGATTTAGGAAGGATGGAACGTCAAAAAAATGCTGTAATGGCTTTATTGAACGAGGTCCAATCCGCTGGTATAAATAAACTTATTGAGGCAGTAAATATAGGTTTATCTAACACCATTAATTCTTTTGAAATTAAAGATCTACTTTTTCTGTATAACCATGTAAAGAACGCACAGATAGAATTTATCTCATTTCCCTATCTAATCAAAGATAGCTATGTGGTCGTTGATGAAACTAAAATACCCCAAATTCAATACAAGTTGAAAACTTTTGAAACATATTCTAATCAAAACAATGATAAATCAAAAATAATCATCACCAAAAACTTTTCCAGCAAGTTGTATAATTTCTATACCTATGTTTTTGACGTATGGAAAAAACCGGGCTATCAGATCAAGGTTTTGGATGAAACATTTGATGGTTTAAGTAATCAGTATTCTTATGTGCTTTTTAGGAACGTTGAAGAACAAAAAAAAGAAAAGATAAAGACAGATTTGAAAGAGACATTCGGAACAAATTTCATAGAAATAGAAGACAAGTACAAATATTTTCAGTTGATAAACTTTATTTCAGAAAATTTGGTCGATCCAACGGGTTACGATGCAGTGGTGGTTCTTAATGAAAGGTGGTAGAAGAAATAATCCTACCTTACTTTTAGCCATTTCTTTTTTCACAAGGTCCAAAAAAAACTTTAAATTCTCTCTCTTTGCTATGATAATAGGAGTATGGGGTATAATAGTAGTTACTTCTATAATAAATGGTTTCGATAGCTTGTTAATAGATTCAATAACTAATTTTTATCCTCATCTTGTTGTTAATGGAATTTACTCTCAAAACTCATCAGAAATAGACAAAATCATAAATTTCAATATTACTTCTGTAACGCTTATAAACGGATCTAAAATTGCTTTTTCTCAACTTATGGAATTGGATGACCTATCAATCTATGAAGGGTTTGTAAATGAGAGAATCGGAGACGATGGGCTTATAATAGGTAACAAATTAGCAGATAATCTCAACGTTGATATTGGTGATACCATAATAACCGTGGGAACAAAAGGTCTATTACCGATTTTCCAAGAAAGGTCCATTACGGGAATATTCGAATCTGGAGTGTATTCGTATGATTCAACTTTCATATTGGTTCAAGATTCGAATCCAAAAGAGTACACCGGTATTTTTTTAAAAAATCCAAATAAGGCTAAACAGTTTAAAGAAAGATACCTTTATAATTACTCCACCCTCACTTGGGAAGAATCCAACGAAACTTTGGCTAAAGCTGTCCAGGTTGATAGCTTATTAGCTTTGATGATAACTTTTTTCATTCTTTTGATTTCTGGTTTCAGTATATCAAACTCTGTTTCTTTCTCTGTCTTCACTAGAAATAAAGAGATAGCTATTTTAAGGGCTCTTGGTTTTCAAAGAAAACAAGTATCTACCGTTTTTATATTAGAAACTTTTTTAATATCCCTAGTAGGATTTGTTATTGGAGTCATTGCTGGCACTTTAACATGCTGGTTTCTAATTATTTTAAAGATTCCATTACCTGAAGGGCTCTTTTATGTGGAATATTTACCCATTAAGATAACCGCCAACTCTTTTTTAATAGCTTTTTTAATAAACAGCATTGTATCCATTTTTTTTAGTTATATCGCCTCAAGGCGTGCTTCGAGTCTCAACATCGTAGAATCTTTAAAAGAGGAATAAAGGGGGGGAGCTTAATTTGGTGGAAAAAGCATTTGTGATGATAAAACCTAATGCCGTTAAAAGAGGACTAATTGGTGAAATAATCAAAAGATATGAACAAAAAGGCCTAAAAGTTGCCGCTATGAAAATGATAAAGATGAAAAAAGAACAAGCTGAAGAACTCTACAAAGTACACCAAGGTAAGGAATTTTATCAACCATTGATAGAGTTCATATTATCTGGACCTGTCGTCGTTATGATTTTAGAAGGTCCAAGAGTGGTTGAAGCTGTTAGAAGCATAAACGGTGAAACAGATCCATTAAAAGCCCATGCTGGAAGCATACGTGGGGAATTTGGGATAAGTGTCAGAAAGAATATTGTACATGCTTCAGATTCGATTCAAAGTTCTGAACAAGAATGGGGAATTTTCTTTGAAGAAAATGAAATTTTTGAATATCTTTGTGGTTTTGAAAATGAGTTGTAATAAAAAAAGAGGTGAAATTTATGAGGGTTGCAGGGCTTATACTTTCAGGGTCCACTAAGGATAATTTAGATAAATTAACGTTAAAAAGGACTAGCGCAGCCGTTCCCGTTTTTGGTAAGTATAGAGCGATAGATTTTACGTTAAGCAATATGGTGAATTCAGGTATCACAAACGTAGGAGTCTTCACTCAATACAATCCCAGGTCTTTAATGGACCATTTAGGAAGCGGGAAAGAATGGAACTTGGATAGGAAAAGAGGAGGACTATTCATACTTCAGCCATTTATAAGTCCTCAAAGTCATAAAATGTACTACGAAGGAACAGCGGACGCATTATTCCAAAATTTAACTTTTTTGAGAAGATCATACGAAGATTTTGTTTTAATCGGCTCTGGAGATCATATATATAATATCGATTTTAGACCTCTTTTCAAATACCATGTAAAAAATGGTGCAGATATTACCTTACTGACCAAAACAGTAGAAGAGGGGACAAGTTTTAGCCAATATGGACAAGTAATTACAGACGAAAATAATAGGGTCACACAAATATATGAAAAGGACTCCAAATATCACTCGAATAAAATTTTTTTGGGTGTTTACTTTATAAATAAGGCTTTTTTGCTAGAAATTCTATATGCCAGCGTACCAAACGGTAAATTTGACTTATTAAAAGATATTATTATACCTAATTTATCCAGAATTAGAGTTTTTTCTTACGACTTTGAAGGCTACTGGAAAAATATAAAAAAATCTGTGGAAGATTATTATAATATTAATATGGATATTCTAAAAGAAGAGGTTAGAAAAGAATTATTTTATCAACCAGAAAGAAAAATATTTACAAAGCTAAAAGATTCAGCTCCACCGAAGATAAACGTTAATGCCGAGATTTCAAATTCAATTATATCCGATGGTTGTATAATAAATGGAGTTGTTAGGAATTCTGTGCTATCTAGGAACGTATACGTTGGAGCGGGTTCCGTAATAGAAGATTGTATAGTGTTACAAGAGAGTTATTTAGAGGAAGGAAGTATAATCAGAAAGACCATAATCGATAAAAATGTAAGGATAAGATCAGGAAAAAAGTTGGAAGGTATAGGAAACGAGATAAACGTTATAGAAAAAGGGGCCATCCTATAAAGGGAGGAATTGAGATGCGTGCTTTAGGTATTATTTTAGCTGGAGGTCAGGGAACAAGACTGGGAGTAATAACAAACAATTTAGCAAAGCCTGCCGTCCCCTTCGGTGGAAAATATCGAATGATCGATTTCACTTTAAGTAATTGTGTTAATTCTAATATAAATACGGTAGGAATCGTTACTCAATATATGCCACATCGGTTGGTAGAACATTTGGGTATAGGTAAACCGTGGGATTTGGATATTAAAGGAGGAGGTTTGCATATTTTGCCTCCTTATTTAAGCAGATCAGGAACTTCATGGTATCAAGGAACAGCTGATGCGGTTTATCAAAACATCGAATTTATAGAAAGGTATAAACCTGATTTTGTGGTATTATTGTCTGGAGATCATGTATATAAAATGGATTACAATGATATAATAGATTATCATATAGAAAAAGGGGCTGATGGTACTATAGCATGTATGGAAGTACCAGTAAGCGAGGCACATAGATTTGGTATAATGGTCACTGACCCTTTCAATAGAATAATTGAATTCCAAGAAAAACCAAAAGAACCAAAAGGAACTTTAGCTTCTTTGGGAATATACGTATTTAAATGGAATTTTCTAAAAGATGCTCTCATAAGAGATGCCAAAGATAACACTTCTGAACACGATTTTGGGAAAAATATAATTCCTAAATCGCTAAAAGAAAATAATATGCTTTATGCCTTTAACTTTGAAGGTTATTGGAGAGACGTTGGAACTATAGAATCTTATCTTGACTGTAATTTGGAGATAATTTCTCCCCTGCCACCTTTAGATCTTCACGATGATAGTTGGAAGATATACACTCAATCTGAAGAGTTACCACCGGCTTTCATTGCAAAAGGAGCCAGCGTTGTAAAAAGCTTTGTTAGTGAAGGATCAGAAATATACGGAACGGTTGAAAATTCTGTGATTTTTCAAGGTGTAACCGTTTCAGAGGGAACCTATGTAAAAGATTCCATAATAATGAATAATGTATTTATCGGCAAAAATTCGTATATAGAAAAAACGATTATTGCTGAAAATACTGTTATCGGTGATTCGGTTGAGATAGGAAAAGGCAAGTTTGCGGAATCTAAAATCGATAAAAAGATCTATAATTCAGATATAACTGTAATAGGTTTCAATTCAAAGATAAAAGACAGAATGATAATAGGAAAAAATTGTGTCATAGACAACGAGGTAGATTTAAATGATTATGATTTGCAAGAAATAAAAAGTGGAGAAGGACTAGTCAAATAATCAAAAGAATTCTTAGAAAAACGCATATTAAATAAAAGGGGATAAAATATGGACTTTTATGCATTAAAATTTTTAGCAACTTCAAATTTAACCGGTGAAACCTATGTGGGATACATGTTTGGCAAAAAAGCTCAAACCCCTTATTTTAATGTGCTTTTGCTGACTAGGGCTCAACTGAGAGAAGTGGACCTTCCAGATATTACAAAAGATTATCTTGATTTCAAATCAGACATCGATATGTTGTATTATCAATTATCTAAGGAAAAAAATAATAATCTTCTAACTCAGTTCAAAGCTTACTTCTACAGCATGCTTAAAAAAATGAGATTTGAGATCACAGGAACAAAAATCTTTATGGCTATAGAAGATGAAGACGTCTATGTATTAAAATCAATTTTGAGCGACATTTTAAGCGAATGGTCCGGAGATACAAAGATCAAATTGGTTGCACAGAAATTTGATTATAAAGATCTAACCTGGATATCAGCCGTGAAAGAAAAAGGAGAAGAGGGTTTAAAAGAATACTTAAACAGAGAAGATGTTAAAAATGCTACCGAAATCTATCCAATAATAGATCCCATAGAGGGGTATTCTGTTTCTAAATTGGATATAGGTGAACCTGTAATAGTTTTACCTATTGAAGAGAAGAATGAAGGCGAGAAAAAAATGGGACAAGTAGTCGAGGGAAAAATCATATCTAAAGAATTGATCCCTTCAAGCGACTATATATTTTTAAAAGTAGATTTAGGTAATGGGGCTTTGGGTAAATCGGTAGTCCACAGAGAGTTAAAGGTTTCAGTAGACCAAAATCGGCTTCAAATTTTAAGAAAATCTCAAGAAAAAAATGAGAATGAAAATGAAACAAAAATTATCGGAGATCTTTATAACCAAATGAAAAATGATAAAAGTGTGCCTCCTGATAAAAAAATAAGTTCTTTAGATATACTGATAATAAGTGGTTTCTCAATAATAGGGATACTTTTGATAATCTTAATTGTTATACTACTGGGACGGTTATAATTTGAAAGTTGTGTTGACTTTTGTCATTATGATTCCAACGTTGATCTTTTCTGTTCTTTCATATCAATATACCTATCAGATTCTTGAATACAGAAATTTGAAGGAAAAAGAAATCACAGAAGCCTTTGAATTAATGAACGATGTAGAAGAAATCTTTGCGTTAACGCCTCAAGAGTTTTTTAATGGTTATGAAATTAAACATTCCATATCGACAACAACGAAAGAAGCAACTATTCATGTATTTGAATATGAGGGATATGACTTTGTATACATTGAAAACACCGAATGATAACAAATATATCGAAATAACGAAGGAATGGAGGAATACTTAATTTGCGTTTATCGTATGCAACAGCTGTAGAACTCGGTTTAAAAAAAGGAAAAATTGACTTTCCAAATTACACAGCTTACCTAATGATCGGGGAAAAGTGCCTTTTCAACTGTTCTTATTGTGCACAAGCCAGACAAGCTGAAAGTAACGCAGATCTATTATCAAGAATCAAATGGCCTGAAATATCTCTAGAAACTTTTAAAAATATCTTCATTCCCACAAAATTTAAACGTATTTGTATACAAGTGGTGTCTTTTTTGGATTATTGGACTGAATTAAACGAATTATTATCTTTTTTGAAAGAAAAAGAAATACCTATATCTGTTTCTATAAGGCCAAGAAATATTGAAGAAGTTAGAGCTTTGTTTAATAAGTACAACGTTGATAGGGTTGGAATCGCAGTAGATGTAGCAAACAAGGAACTTTTCTCAAAAATCAGGGGCGGTAAATACGAATTCTACGAAAAAATACTCAAAAATGCTTCAAATGAGTTCCCTAATAGAATTACAACACACATAATCGTGGGACTGGGAGAAACTGACGAAAACATTATAGACTTTTTATTAAAAATGAAAAAGTTTAAGATATTGGTAAGTCTTTTTTCTTTTACCCCCATAAAGGGGACAAAGTTTGAAAACCTTTTACCACCTTCTTTATCTAGGTACAGAAAAATCCAGATGGCCAGAGAAATCATCCTACAATACGATGTAGAAAAAGCTGATTTTCTTTTTGATTCAAACGGTAACCTTCAAAAGTTGCCCGAAGTGGCGGTAGATATAGAAGAAGCTAAAAAAACATCAGGATGTGCATGGTGTACACGTCCTTTTTACAATGAAAAGCCAACAGAAGAACCATATAACATCCCTATACCCCGAAACATCAATCTCTAAAGTTTCTCCTTTGCAATTTTATTCCTTTCTTCA
This region of Petrotoga olearia DSM 13574 genomic DNA includes:
- a CDS encoding LCP family protein, yielding MKINILRILSFVFLIFLTLSFIIPLVKNIQLDRSSIELPYYFLVLGRDENIESSTRTDVIILGGIDKGKIVFLPIPRDLLVSIDQRERRINSVFEIYGIETLKKEVERLSGVHISDYIVFDYSIFKSIGDLFAPIDIYIESDMSYQDYHQNLHIDFKRGYNQLNGEELLSYVRYRDASGDLGRMERQKNAVMALLNEVQSAGINKLIEAVNIGLSNTINSFEIKDLLFLYNHVKNAQIEFISFPYLIKDSYVVVDETKIPQIQYKLKTFETYSNQNNDKSKIIITKNFSSKLYNFYTYVFDVWKKPGYQIKVLDETFDGLSNQYSYVLFRNVEEQKKEKIKTDLKETFGTNFIEIEDKYKYFQLINFISENLVDPTGYDAVVVLNERW
- a CDS encoding ABC transporter permease, producing MKGGRRNNPTLLLAISFFTRSKKNFKFSLFAMIIGVWGIIVVTSIINGFDSLLIDSITNFYPHLVVNGIYSQNSSEIDKIINFNITSVTLINGSKIAFSQLMELDDLSIYEGFVNERIGDDGLIIGNKLADNLNVDIGDTIITVGTKGLLPIFQERSITGIFESGVYSYDSTFILVQDSNPKEYTGIFLKNPNKAKQFKERYLYNYSTLTWEESNETLAKAVQVDSLLALMITFFILLISGFSISNSVSFSVFTRNKEIAILRALGFQRKQVSTVFILETFLISLVGFVIGVIAGTLTCWFLIILKIPLPEGLFYVEYLPIKITANSFLIAFLINSIVSIFFSYIASRRASSLNIVESLKEE
- the ndk gene encoding nucleoside-diphosphate kinase; amino-acid sequence: MEKAFVMIKPNAVKRGLIGEIIKRYEQKGLKVAAMKMIKMKKEQAEELYKVHQGKEFYQPLIEFILSGPVVVMILEGPRVVEAVRSINGETDPLKAHAGSIRGEFGISVRKNIVHASDSIQSSEQEWGIFFEENEIFEYLCGFENEL
- the glgD gene encoding glucose-1-phosphate adenylyltransferase subunit GlgD, which codes for MRVAGLILSGSTKDNLDKLTLKRTSAAVPVFGKYRAIDFTLSNMVNSGITNVGVFTQYNPRSLMDHLGSGKEWNLDRKRGGLFILQPFISPQSHKMYYEGTADALFQNLTFLRRSYEDFVLIGSGDHIYNIDFRPLFKYHVKNGADITLLTKTVEEGTSFSQYGQVITDENNRVTQIYEKDSKYHSNKIFLGVYFINKAFLLEILYASVPNGKFDLLKDIIIPNLSRIRVFSYDFEGYWKNIKKSVEDYYNINMDILKEEVRKELFYQPERKIFTKLKDSAPPKINVNAEISNSIISDGCIINGVVRNSVLSRNVYVGAGSVIEDCIVLQESYLEEGSIIRKTIIDKNVRIRSGKKLEGIGNEINVIEKGAIL
- a CDS encoding glucose-1-phosphate adenylyltransferase translates to MRALGIILAGGQGTRLGVITNNLAKPAVPFGGKYRMIDFTLSNCVNSNINTVGIVTQYMPHRLVEHLGIGKPWDLDIKGGGLHILPPYLSRSGTSWYQGTADAVYQNIEFIERYKPDFVVLLSGDHVYKMDYNDIIDYHIEKGADGTIACMEVPVSEAHRFGIMVTDPFNRIIEFQEKPKEPKGTLASLGIYVFKWNFLKDALIRDAKDNTSEHDFGKNIIPKSLKENNMLYAFNFEGYWRDVGTIESYLDCNLEIISPLPPLDLHDDSWKIYTQSEELPPAFIAKGASVVKSFVSEGSEIYGTVENSVIFQGVTVSEGTYVKDSIIMNNVFIGKNSYIEKTIIAENTVIGDSVEIGKGKFAESKIDKKIYNSDITVIGFNSKIKDRMIIGKNCVIDNEVDLNDYDLQEIKSGEGLVK
- a CDS encoding DUF4899 domain-containing protein, with translation MDFYALKFLATSNLTGETYVGYMFGKKAQTPYFNVLLLTRAQLREVDLPDITKDYLDFKSDIDMLYYQLSKEKNNNLLTQFKAYFYSMLKKMRFEITGTKIFMAIEDEDVYVLKSILSDILSEWSGDTKIKLVAQKFDYKDLTWISAVKEKGEEGLKEYLNREDVKNATEIYPIIDPIEGYSVSKLDIGEPVIVLPIEEKNEGEKKMGQVVEGKIISKELIPSSDYIFLKVDLGNGALGKSVVHRELKVSVDQNRLQILRKSQEKNENENETKIIGDLYNQMKNDKSVPPDKKISSLDILIISGFSIIGILLIILIVILLGRL
- a CDS encoding radical SAM protein, translating into MRLSYATAVELGLKKGKIDFPNYTAYLMIGEKCLFNCSYCAQARQAESNADLLSRIKWPEISLETFKNIFIPTKFKRICIQVVSFLDYWTELNELLSFLKEKEIPISVSIRPRNIEEVRALFNKYNVDRVGIAVDVANKELFSKIRGGKYEFYEKILKNASNEFPNRITTHIIVGLGETDENIIDFLLKMKKFKILVSLFSFTPIKGTKFENLLPPSLSRYRKIQMAREIILQYDVEKADFLFDSNGNLQKLPEVAVDIEEAKKTSGCAWCTRPFYNEKPTEEPYNIPIPRNINL